TATTTACATCAAAATCAAATCAAAATTACTTAAAGGAGCTGTTCATACATCATGATTAAGCGAATTATTACCCTCTTACTTGTTGCAATCATGCTTACTGCCTGTGGTTTTGGCAAAAGCGAAAAACAAAACAAACTCAAAGTAGTGACGACAAACTCTATACTTTATGATATGACTAAAAACGTTGCTGGTGACCATGCGGAAATACATAGTATCGTCCCAATTGGTCAAGACCCACATGAATATGAAATCAAACCTCAAGATATTAAAGCGTTGGCGGATGCAGACGTAGTCATTTATAATGGTTTCAATTTAGAAAGTGGAAATGGTTGGTTTGAAAAAGCTTTAAAAGAAGCGAACAAATCCCTAAAAGATAAAAATGTTATTCAAGCGTCCGAAAACGTAGAGCCTATTTATTTAAATGGTAACGAAAAATCAGATGCACATATCGATCCTCATGCATGGTTAAGCTTAGGCAACGGTATTAAATACGTTGAGCGCATTCAACAAGGTTTAGAAGCGGCAGATAAAGATCATAAGAAAGATTATCAAAAACAAGGCGATAAGTATTTATCAGAACTTAAATCATTAAATGAAAAAAGTCATAATCAATTCCAAGATATTCCTAAAGATAAACGTGTCATGATTACAAGTGAAGGTGCATTTAAATACTTCGCAAAACAATATGATATTAAAGCTGGTTTTATTTGGGAAATCAATACAGAAAACCAAGGTACCCCTCAACAAATGAAACAAGCCATTGATTTTGTAAAAGCAAATCATATGAAACACTTGCTTCAAGAAACAAGTGTGAGTGACAAAGCAATGAAACGTTTAAGTGGAGATACTGGTGCAAAAATTTATGGAACAGTCTATACAGATTCCATTGGTAAAAAAGGTACCGACGGAGATTCCTACTACAAGATGATGGCTTCAAATATTAAAACCATTCACGATAGTATGAAATAAAAAAGGGACTGGGACATAAATCATTAAACCTATGATCGTCCCTAACGCCTCGCTTTTCTAGGCGCCTTACCTCAACTAATTTTGAGAGCAAAAATCTCTTAGATTTTTGCTCTCAAAATGGATTTTCGGTTGCGGCTAAATGCCTCAGAAGTCTCGGCTAAGGGATCAATCACAATTCATCATAGTGTCCATCACTAAGACTAAATCAATAATAGCCAACAAAGTTCATGTATAAATGAATTTTGTTGGCTTATTTTTAATTAACAGGTCTGCTATGTCCCAGCCACTTTTTTTGACTTAAAATTCATATTTAATCCTCATCCAAACGTGAATACACTTCTTTTCGACGTTTCGCGCGTTTTTCCACTCTGATTTGACGTTTAGCTTCTGCATCTAAATCGGCTTTATTTAAATCGGCATCACTTTCATTTGTAACATGTTTTTGATACATGTATGCCCCAGTACGATAAGCTGCACGTGAAATTAAATGCCCGCCTACCGGTGATGTGATATTAATAAAAACGAGCGCTAAAAGTGTACGAACACTGACATAACCTTGTTCAAATATAAAATAGATAAACACACCTACCAACGTTAATAGCACAGCAAGTGTTGACGCTTTTGTGGCAGCATGAATACGTAGAAACACATCTTGAAATCGGACTAATCCTATTGCGCTGATCAATGCAATAATACTCCCAGCAAATACTAAAAAAGCAGCGAATAGTTTAATGATGTCGTTTATTGTTTCCATTAAACACATTCCCCCCTTCTATAAAGCGAGAAATGGTCACAGAACTTAAAAATGAAATAATCGCTATCAAAACAACTGAATCTAAAAACGAAAACGTTTTGAATAATAAACTCAGCACACCCACTGTAGACATTAATATCGCACTTATCGCATCGAAGGCTACAACGCGGTCTGCTGTCGTTGGCCCCTTAATTAAACGAAACAACACAACAACAAGTGATATCGCAAAAATGATTAATGCGCCGGATAATAGTAACTCTGTCATTGCTGAAATCATTTCGTCACCTCCACGATAAGTTCCTCATATTTTTTAATACTTCTTAATAATTGTTTTTTCTCTTTAGTCGTAATATCAATCGCATGAATGAGAAATACATTCGGATTGCGATTCACTCGAATAATGGTGGAGCCAGGGGTAATAATAATGAGTATCGTTAAGAATGTAATTTCCCAATCTGTATCTAATTTTGTTTCATAAGAGACAAGCCCTGGATCCATTTTGTGCGTTTTAAACAGTACATAATTCACAATTGAAAATGTAGATGTTACAAGTTGATAAAGATATGTTATTAAAAATTTAAACGATACCCAAAGCTTTTTAGGATAAAATTCTTGATCAAAAAACTTATGCAGTAAATAAATGATAACCAACCCAATCATGTAACCTACTGCAAATGTAGTAAACTTAAAGGCATCTTCATCTTGAAAAAGAACCCAAAGCATTGCAATCATGATGTTTAAGGCGATTTGTCTCACTTCACATCACCTCTCAACTCAGGATTCACCATTTTAATATATTGGTGGACATTCATATTCATCGCAGTGGCTTGCTCTGTCACATGCACAATCACTGGTGCAGCCAAACCTATTAATAAAACCATCCACGTCATAACCATAATAATGCGTTTGCGGACTGGTCGAATCGGATGAAACTGAATTTCGGCACCTTTATCCGCATTACCAGCATACATATAGAAAAACACTCTAAACAAACTATACATACCTACAAGACTTGTTATAATCATTAATGTTAATCCGACATAATGATGGTGTTCGATTGCCCCCATGAAAATAAATAATTTCCCAGGAAATCCACTGAATGGTGGCACGCCACCTATAGCAAGCGTGACTACAATTAATGCAATCCCTAACCAAGGTTCTTTTTTCGCTAAGCCCTTCAAATGACGATATTGTCGATAACCGGTCGTATATACAATAATTCCTATGACAAAAAACAATAAGGCTTTCACTACAATATCATTCACTAAATAAAACACCGCACCATTTACACCATGTACAGTATGTGTGCCCAACCCTAATATCACAAATCCGATAGACAATACGACTTGATACGCAGCGATTTTCTTTATATCTTTGTAAGCCACAGTACCTATTGCACCGATAATCATGGTAATACAAGCCATCGTAACTAATAACGGTTCCGTGACATCGTTACTTTGATTAAAAATCAATGTAAAAAAGCGTATAAGTGCATAAGCGCCTACTTTTGTCATAAGGGAGGCAAATAACGCGGCAAGCTCTGTATTTAAAACAGCATAGGCTTTAGGAAGCCACATGAATAATACTAACGATGCTTTAGAACCAAACGCGACGATAAATGACATTGCTACTAAGTGAATCGCCGTTGGATCTTCAAGTTCGTGAATACGCATCGCAATGTGGGTATAATTTAATGTACCAAGTTGACGATATAACAATCCAATACCAATTAAAAAGATCCATGATCCTATAACGTTTAATACGACATAAATAATACTTGCACGCAATTGCTCGACCGATTGACCTAGCGTAATCAGCACAAACGATGCGAGTAGCATAATTTCAAACATTACGTATAAGTTAAATAAATCCGCAGTTAAAAAAGAACCTACCACGCCCACTGTTAAAAATAAAATAAATGATGGTAAATAATAACGATTCGCGCGTTTTTCTCCTCGCCCAAAACCAAATCCTATAATCATAAATACTACGAAGTGTGTAGTTGTCACGAGTAATAAACTTAATGAATCTCCAACATATTGTATCCCAAACGGCGCAGACCATCCAGAAAAATCTAATGTGATGGGTTTATGCTTCGTCACATAAATTAACATCACTAAAGATGAGATGAACGACGCAAATACAATCACTAAAGAAAAGATACGTGACAATTTTACTTGTTTATTTAACATCACTAAAATTAATGCGCCAACAAGAGGTAATAAAAAAGGAATCGCTAACATGTTATCATTCATCTTCTTCACCACCTGTTAATACATTAATTTCATCTTCTTTCGTCACCTTAAAAGTACGATACACTAACACGAGTAAAAATGCTGTAATCGCAAAGCCGATGACAATTGCGGTTAGTACAATAGCTTGTAGTAATGGGTCTACGAATTCCTCTTTCCCTGTAACAATTAACGGTTCCGTTTTATTCGCAGTATATTCACCCATACTCATAATAATAAGGTTGCCAGCATGTGTGAAAATGGCTATACCAATCACAATGCGTATTAAATTTTTAGAAAGTATCATATAGGTGGCAATAAAAACCAAAAATCCTATCGTGAGGAGTAATATAATATTCATGATCTCCCCCCACTCAATGATAAAATCGTAGTCACAACAACACCAACGACACTTAATGTAATGCCCGCTTCAAACAATGTAATCGTTGAAAGGTGCACTTCACCAAAATATGGAAATTCAAAATATGCATCTGCTTGATACAAAATATTTTTACCAAAAAACACAGGAACCAGCGCTGTCGCAAGCGATATAAAAGCGCCAAATATCATCAACCTTCTAAAATCTATAGGTAAAGCTTCAATGACACGTTGCACATCAAACGCCAAAAACATCAAAATGAAAGCAGAGCTCAAAATTAATCCTGCAATAAAACCGCCACCAGGATTGTTATGACCCGCAAAAAAGAGATAAAATCCGAAAGTCAAAATGATAAAAACGACAATACGTGTAACGGTTTTTAAAACTAAGTCATTCTCTTTCATCTTGTCCCCTCCGATCTCTAAAGTTTAGTAATGTATAAATACCGAGTCCTGCAATAATCAACACAAGTCCTTCTGCCATCGTATCTAGAGATCTAAAATCCCCTAATATCGCATTCACAACATTTTTACCACCTGATTTTTCATAGGCATCATGATAAAACACTGAAATCGTTTCTAAAGCACTTGCTTGTTGAATCATAAACACAAAACCTACAACAGTTAATGCAGTAATTAAAGATACTATGATTTTTACTGATTCTCTTTTCATATTGAACGTACCACGTGGAATATTTGGCAACCTTGAAAAACTAACGATAAAAAGAACCGTTGTTATCGTTTCTGTCACGAGTTGTGTTAATGCTAAATCTGGTGCACGCATTAAAATGAAGAATAATGCAACAGCGTAACCAATCCCCCCCGTGAGAATAACCATCGTAAGACGTTGACGAATAAAAATTAAGGCAAAACCGATGACAATGACAGTGATTAATAAAAGAACATGAAAAATATGATATTCTGTCACATCAATACGATACATTTCAGGTATGCCAACGCGAATCAAACCCAACACATTAATACCAAAATAAATTAGCAACGTGAGTATAAGATAAAAATTAAGACGATTATTCATCAATGTTCGTAAACCGTAACCAGAATATGTTTCGAAAGACATGTATGATTTTTGGTAGATAATTAGACTTGACCACCGGCTTTCTTTCGACTGAATCCATGGTCTCCAATTTATAAACAAAACACTTAGCAAACCTAGCACAATCACGCCAACACTCATCATTAATGGTATCGTCACACCGTGCCATTGAGTTAGTGTAGGCACATACGTTACAACTGATCGTGTTGAGACGATGGTTGTAAATGCCGCTTTTAAAATAGTATCTCCAATCAACTGAGGCATTATAAAAATGAGCGGTAAGCTTGTTGCAGTCACCACAGCTGGCAAAATAAAGAATTTAGACTCGTGAATCACTTTATTTATTTTCATGTTTCCAAAAAATGTTGCTTTCATCATATTTAATGAATAAATAAATGTGCATACGCTAGCGATAAATCCGATTAGCGTCATGACAACTGTCAATATCAAATTAAAGTCTTTCAATTGATATGCATGCACAAGTCCTTCAAAAAACATTTCTTTACTTATAAAACCATTTAATAATGGGACACCTGCCATCGATAACGATGCTAACATCATAACTGTCATCGTTATCGGCAATACAGCTTTTAGCCCCCCGAGTTCACGAATGTCACGTGTACCTGTTTCATGGTCGATTAATCCTACACCCATAAATAAAGTCCCCTTAAATAGGGCATGATTGAACAAATGAAATATCGCTGCAAATAAAATATAGGCATACACCTCAATGGTCGTAGAATGCGTTGCAGTGGCGATACCGCTACCAAGGCCCACCATCGCAGTAATCATGCCAAGTTGGCTTATTGTTGAATACGCTAAAATACTTTTAAGATCATATTGACGAATGGCTGTTATCGCACCATAGAGCATCGTTATTAGCCCGATACATGTCACCACATAAATGTAAAACGTACTTTGACCTAATATAGGTGTAAAACGTAACAATAGAAATATACCTGCTTTTACCATCGTTGCTGAATGTAAATACGCACTTACAGGAGTTGGCGCTGCCATCGCGCGTGGAAGCCAGAAGTGAAATGGCCATTGCGCTGACTTCGTAAATGCACCGAGTAAGAACATCAAAACAATCGGAATAAAGAGCGTATGAGATGCAATCACATGCCTTTGTTCAATGAGTTCAGTAATTGTGTTTGTACCTGTTACCACATAAAGCATGAGAAAACCAACCAACATGGCCAATCCACCAAATACAGTAATCATAAAAGAAGTGACAGCCCCACGTTGACTCTCCGATTTATCAAACCAATAACTAATTAATAAAAAAGATGACACACTTGTTAATTCCCAAAAGACATACAATAAAATTGTGTTGTTCGAAAGTACAATCCCTAACATACTCAACATAAAGAGAATTAAATACATGTAAAAACGGGGCAAATCATTATGTTTATACGATAAGTATTGTGTTGCGTAGAAAAAAACAACAATACCAATAACAGTGATTAATAATCCAAAAAATAAGCTTAAGCCATCAAGTCTAAAATCAACATTAATATCATATGCAGGTAACCAATTGAACGTGAACGTCAAATATTGATGACTGAGAACCCTTGGAATGTGTATGATAAAAAAAAGTGCAGCTACAATAGGTGCTAATAATGCGATATAACCTGGCCACTGTTTAAAATTTCGTTTGTTCATCAATGACAAAACCATAATCATAAATATTAAAAACAACATTAATTCTATAATCTGCATAACTCACCCTCCTTTGTTTAAAGTTATAAATTTAAAGCAATAGTAGTATTAATCTCTTTTTTCGTAATACCAATAAATTTCATCGTTTCATAAGACGTTTGATGTCCTAAATACTTTTGAATAATTGAAATAGATACCCCAGAACGATACGTATGATAAGCAAACGTCTTACGTAATGTTGTTAAACCAATATGTTCAATACCTACTCTTGTCGCTGCTGCATTTATAATCCGATACGCTTGTTGGCGACTTAATCCCTTCTTAGTACGCTTCGATTGGAATAGTAAATCTTCATGTCCCAATTTTTCCTCATCAACATACCACTTCAATTCATTCCTTAACTTTTCAGGTATAATGACTCGAATATCTTCAGCGGCACTCGCTACCCACACGTGAACGATTTCATCATGTTCATTAAAAACATCATTCACCGAAAGATTAAGAAGTTCATTTAATTTAATCCCTGTATGGATTGCAAATTTAAATAATAAGTAATCTCGCATCGATTGACTTTGTAAATAAACATACATTTTATGAATATCAGATTTATCTCTAATGGGATCTACAAAATTCACCTTTCACACCTCATTTAATGTTTCTTATACCATAATATAATATATTTTTGTAACATTAAAGGGTTGAGTTCAAATTTTTCAAAAAAGTTTTGACCTTTTTCCGCATTTTAAACGATATATATAGTGAAAGGAGGTCAGAAAATATGAATCATTCAAATTTAACACTCATTCTGACACAAACCACTTTATCTCAGGAGGGCAAAGCGACTAAAATGAGTCGACGTTTTAATCAAATTAAATCATCTGCCACGGCTCAAGAGTTGCTTTCTTTTGCAAAAGCAATTGAGGCATTGACTGGAGAACACTATGACACCATTGAAACTGTGAAAACAGAACAAATTGGTTAATTGAGGAGGACCATCATGAACACAAAAACATTAGAAATCACATTTGAAAACACATTGCAAAAACCTGTAAAATTACAATTGCCTAAATTAGCAACTTCAATCACACGTGAACTTGTAGAGATTCAAGCTGACAAAATTGTTAAATTAAACATTTTAAATGTTAATGGTACACCAATCTCTAAAGTAACATCTGCACAAGTGATTGACCGCAACATCACTGTTCTATTTTAAAATGATCACCCGGGGGCGCTAATGCCCCCTTTTATTCTATAAATACAAAAACTGATTGCTTAAGTTTTTTATAAAAGTAGATTTTCTCAATTCCTTTCACTTAAAATCCACATATGTTTGATATGACACATCATACATTTAAAGTTTGCATTTCACGAATTCAAGCACATTTTACGTATTTTAATAGCCATCAATAGTCATCATATGATGACTTTGATGGCTATTTGTTTACAGCAATAATCTGCGCCGCTTATGAACAAAACATAAAAAATAATTATTGGAGTACACGTACTTTTTCACCATAAAATACTTTTGATGCACCAACAGTGTGGCATACAATGTACTTGTCATATACTTCACTTACACGTGCTAAAATTTTATATGGTGACTCAACACGTAATACTTCAACGTAATCATTTCTTTTAAAATCACCACAAACGTTATTATTAATAATAAATTTTTCTTGATTGATTAATCTTACCACTTGAAAGTTAGACACTTAAAATCACCGCACTCTCTTAAAGGTAATATTATCTTACTAAAATATGTGCATGCCATGGTCACTTTAAAGTAAATTTATTTTAAACTTTACATTATTTTAATATCCCTCATAATTTTTGGTATGGTCATCCTCTTACAAACATTTGTAAATACATGCGCGCTCTATTTTATGCATCTGCACTGTCTTTTGTAACAAGTACCATCTCTAAATATTTATAATCCCTGGCATACAGCTTCACTATTTCTTATGACACACCTCAAATCCTGATACAGATAACGATCGTTCGTATAACGACATGTTCATGGGTATCATCATTTGCCATGAAACCTTAATCCCCACGAATTGATGCATTTTAACCGTCAGCGCGACACTTACAGGCCAATTAAAACACTTTACATAGATCCTTTATAAAGGGGTATGTATCGATCATCACGGATAGTTACAGATACCGAAATAAATCATCCTACGTCACCGTTTCAAATGACTAACATGTATTATGTTATTTCTTTTCATTTCAATTAATCATAAATAATTAATGTCACTGCCTCCTATATTCACGAAAAAGCAACATTAAACACCTGTAAATCTTTTTCAAAAGCAGCCAATAGACATACCACGCTTATTCAAGCCGTGCAAGTATAATTAATAAAAACTCTGAAAATTAGATATAATCCGTACAATTTGAATTCTTTTATATCAAATGGGACGCTTTATCAAGAATTATTTCATTTTTCTTGAATGTTATTTTAATTTAATTTTGAATTTTGTTTACAACTATCATACTAAGTTTGCACAAAAACATTATTCTAGTATAATTTTTACCAACAACATTTCGAGGTGATATAATGAAAAAGCCCTTTATTCTCTTTGTTTCATCAAGTTTAATTTTATTAATTTTAATTCTAACCCTTTCAATTTATTACATTTGCCAACTAAATAAGCCGAATGTCAAGACATTGCGCGCGTCATTAACTTACCCTCAACATTTAAAAGGCATTGTGCAATCTGACTATAACTATATATTAAAATATAATGAGAATTTAGGTTTTGTTCAAGATATTCATGTAAAAGATAATGAAAAGGTGAATACGGATAAACCACTTATCACCTATCATAATCCTTCAAAAATCCCTATCATTCATGCTTTAAACCAATTATTATCCAACCACTTAAGCACAAACCAAGCCTTTGAAATCAATAAAGAAATTATAAAATACAAATCAGATTTGTATCATACGATTCCATCTCCCGTTGAAGGAATCGTGCGTTTGCATGAATCTTTTCCAAACCGTAATAAAGAAAAAATTTTAGAAATATCTTCTGAAGAACAACATATTCTAGTTAAAGTTCCCGAGCATTTATATACAAAATTTAACAAAGCTCAAACCGTTATACTCCATTCCGCTTTAACGGATAAAACCGTTAAAGGCACTGTCATATCAAGACATTTCACACCTGCCTCTCCTCCCAAAATTTCAGCAAAAACA
The sequence above is a segment of the Staphylococcus hyicus genome. Coding sequences within it:
- a CDS encoding Na+/H+ antiporter subunit D, which codes for MNDNMLAIPFLLPLVGALILVMLNKQVKLSRIFSLVIVFASFISSLVMLIYVTKHKPITLDFSGWSAPFGIQYVGDSLSLLLVTTTHFVVFMIIGFGFGRGEKRANRYYLPSFILFLTVGVVGSFLTADLFNLYVMFEIMLLASFVLITLGQSVEQLRASIIYVVLNVIGSWIFLIGIGLLYRQLGTLNYTHIAMRIHELEDPTAIHLVAMSFIVAFGSKASLVLFMWLPKAYAVLNTELAALFASLMTKVGAYALIRFFTLIFNQSNDVTEPLLVTMACITMIIGAIGTVAYKDIKKIAAYQVVLSIGFVILGLGTHTVHGVNGAVFYLVNDIVVKALLFFVIGIIVYTTGYRQYRHLKGLAKKEPWLGIALIVVTLAIGGVPPFSGFPGKLFIFMGAIEHHHYVGLTLMIITSLVGMYSLFRVFFYMYAGNADKGAEIQFHPIRPVRKRIIMVMTWMVLLIGLAAPVIVHVTEQATAMNMNVHQYIKMVNPELRGDVK
- a CDS encoding Na+/H+ antiporter subunit G, encoding METINDIIKLFAAFLVFAGSIIALISAIGLVRFQDVFLRIHAATKASTLAVLLTLVGVFIYFIFEQGYVSVRTLLALVFINITSPVGGHLISRAAYRTGAYMYQKHVTNESDADLNKADLDAEAKRQIRVEKRAKRRKEVYSRLDED
- the mntC gene encoding manganese ABC transporter substrate-binding lipoprotein MntC, with product MKRIITLLLVAIMLTACGFGKSEKQNKLKVVTTNSILYDMTKNVAGDHAEIHSIVPIGQDPHEYEIKPQDIKALADADVVIYNGFNLESGNGWFEKALKEANKSLKDKNVIQASENVEPIYLNGNEKSDAHIDPHAWLSLGNGIKYVERIQQGLEAADKDHKKDYQKQGDKYLSELKSLNEKSHNQFQDIPKDKRVMITSEGAFKYFAKQYDIKAGFIWEINTENQGTPQQMKQAIDFVKANHMKHLLQETSVSDKAMKRLSGDTGAKIYGTVYTDSIGKKGTDGDSYYKMMASNIKTIHDSMK
- the sroA gene encoding sigS mRNA-stabilizing protein SroA — translated: MNHSNLTLILTQTTLSQEGKATKMSRRFNQIKSSATAQELLSFAKAIEALTGEHYDTIETVKTEQIG
- a CDS encoding tyrosine-type recombinase/integrase — encoded protein: MNFVDPIRDKSDIHKMYVYLQSQSMRDYLLFKFAIHTGIKLNELLNLSVNDVFNEHDEIVHVWVASAAEDIRVIIPEKLRNELKWYVDEEKLGHEDLLFQSKRTKKGLSRQQAYRIINAAATRVGIEHIGLTTLRKTFAYHTYRSGVSISIIQKYLGHQTSYETMKFIGITKKEINTTIALNL
- a CDS encoding efflux RND transporter periplasmic adaptor subunit; amino-acid sequence: MKKPFILFVSSSLILLILILTLSIYYICQLNKPNVKTLRASLTYPQHLKGIVQSDYNYILKYNENLGFVQDIHVKDNEKVNTDKPLITYHNPSKIPIIHALNQLLSNHLSTNQAFEINKEIIKYKSDLYHTIPSPVEGIVRLHESFPNRNKEKILEISSEEQHILVKVPEHLYTKFNKAQTVILHSALTDKTVKGTVISRHFTPASPPKISAKTYYFVKVKTPKKYPIGTHFEVHFSKPQLILPQDILLDENSVLIYKKGKLIKRIITYDKINEQLIIKSGIFVGEKIVRYPKETNFQ
- a CDS encoding DUF2922 domain-containing protein, with the translated sequence MNTKTLEITFENTLQKPVKLQLPKLATSITRELVEIQADKIVKLNILNVNGTPISKVTSAQVIDRNITVLF
- a CDS encoding DUF4040 family protein, translated to MQIIELMLFLIFMIMVLSLMNKRNFKQWPGYIALLAPIVAALFFIIHIPRVLSHQYLTFTFNWLPAYDINVDFRLDGLSLFFGLLITVIGIVVFFYATQYLSYKHNDLPRFYMYLILFMLSMLGIVLSNNTILLYVFWELTSVSSFLLISYWFDKSESQRGAVTSFMITVFGGLAMLVGFLMLYVVTGTNTITELIEQRHVIASHTLFIPIVLMFLLGAFTKSAQWPFHFWLPRAMAAPTPVSAYLHSATMVKAGIFLLLRFTPILGQSTFYIYVVTCIGLITMLYGAITAIRQYDLKSILAYSTISQLGMITAMVGLGSGIATATHSTTIEVYAYILFAAIFHLFNHALFKGTLFMGVGLIDHETGTRDIRELGGLKAVLPITMTVMMLASLSMAGVPLLNGFISKEMFFEGLVHAYQLKDFNLILTVVMTLIGFIASVCTFIYSLNMMKATFFGNMKINKVIHESKFFILPAVVTATSLPLIFIMPQLIGDTILKAAFTTIVSTRSVVTYVPTLTQWHGVTIPLMMSVGVIVLGLLSVLFINWRPWIQSKESRWSSLIIYQKSYMSFETYSGYGLRTLMNNRLNFYLILTLLIYFGINVLGLIRVGIPEMYRIDVTEYHIFHVLLLITVIVIGFALIFIRQRLTMVILTGGIGYAVALFFILMRAPDLALTQLVTETITTVLFIVSFSRLPNIPRGTFNMKRESVKIIVSLITALTVVGFVFMIQQASALETISVFYHDAYEKSGGKNVVNAILGDFRSLDTMAEGLVLIIAGLGIYTLLNFRDRRGQDERE
- a CDS encoding Na+/H+ antiporter subunit E — protein: MRQIALNIMIAMLWVLFQDEDAFKFTTFAVGYMIGLVIIYLLHKFFDQEFYPKKLWVSFKFLITYLYQLVTSTFSIVNYVLFKTHKMDPGLVSYETKLDTDWEITFLTILIIITPGSTIIRVNRNPNVFLIHAIDITTKEKKQLLRSIKKYEELIVEVTK
- the mnhC2 gene encoding Na+/H+ antiporter Mnh2 subunit C gives rise to the protein MNIILLLTIGFLVFIATYMILSKNLIRIVIGIAIFTHAGNLIIMSMGEYTANKTEPLIVTGKEEFVDPLLQAIVLTAIVIGFAITAFLLVLVYRTFKVTKEDEINVLTGGEEDE
- a CDS encoding monovalent cation/H+ antiporter subunit B, with the protein product MKENDLVLKTVTRIVVFIILTFGFYLFFAGHNNPGGGFIAGLILSSAFILMFLAFDVQRVIEALPIDFRRLMIFGAFISLATALVPVFFGKNILYQADAYFEFPYFGEVHLSTITLFEAGITLSVVGVVVTTILSLSGGRS
- a CDS encoding monovalent cation/H+ antiporter complex subunit F, yielding MISAMTELLLSGALIIFAISLVVVLFRLIKGPTTADRVVAFDAISAILMSTVGVLSLLFKTFSFLDSVVLIAIISFLSSVTISRFIEGGNVFNGNNKRHH